Proteins encoded within one genomic window of Synechococcus sp. PCC 7335:
- a CDS encoding WD40 repeat domain-containing protein: protein MTSEEVLSLVEHAIYSSDRVKRSLSPLQRTVFRYVWEGSYSYGEIAQHSGYELSYVKQTGSQLWRMLSKVLEEKVTKNNVRVVLQRNIQSIAALSLESSNSPVVDWGDAVDISCFYGRQAELTQLTNWVVSDRCRLIGIFGMGGMGKTALSIRLAQQLEQKGGFSRIVWRSLRDAPPLPDLIADLLQVLAPSRPSNQAAGTTQTIGQKLSELIKCLREHRCLIVLDNGETVTSAQVGSLSIASSDHSRKDRLAPGYSASNYSASNYDLFWQQLGQTTHQSAVVLTSREKPTSIAAHEGNTLPVRSLRLTGLPAALGRTLFELRGSFSGTATEWQQLVDYYAGNPLALKMVAAVIQELFNGQLADFLDCAKSGGAIFGDIEDLLRQQIGRLSVLQQQTLDWLAIARQPITISQIRSYFVPVLGLELGELLAALSALERRSLIEKLSPNPETSQPSFTLQPVVMEYATHRLIERVCEQMLTRQMVSHSSLASHALIQAQARDYVRETQTRLILKPIADRLLALSSPANWAQIIQQWLDELRQIPSQIGYAGGNLINLLVQMQVDLSDWDFSRLPIWSAYLKGVDLHRVSFVASDLTHSVFNETFSQVLSVAFSPDGKLLATGDINHEIQIWQSADGKPLLSLTMDEGWVWSVAFSPNGKLIAGSANGAVHLWHVQNGELVQCFDDYSDRVFCVSFSPDGKLLATGSEDRQVKVWDLKTGHLLHQLKGHTDEVRSVAFLPTQQPSSTLASASYDGTVRLWHAIKGECLAVLGGSELSDSELSGSNVSDSDRSDSNRLSSVAFSPDGLVLASGGASGYLHLWHVKTKKAWQLLDAQQPIRSIAFSPDGNTVAVGANDGNIWRWNYRTGESLQMLSGHTSWISAITYSPNQMLASGSEDRSVRIWRGNLCLRQLQGYSNGIWSVAFNRQGTLLASGNQDRDLRLWSVQTGELLSTLRGHKSWIWSVSFSPTRPTVASSSEDQTIRIWDIQSQQQKYVLTGHGDAVLSLLHAPDGSLWSGSLDGTLKQWSEEGICLQTLNSHDGGVWTVALSLDGQLLLSGSQDQTIKLWNPVSGSVIDTLNGHQSWIRSVAMSPDCKTLLSGGADGILKIWQRDRNGKYRCQQTYAAHGGPILSIAIHKNGRQATTSSTDSTIKLWELKTGICQEIQQAHNRWIKSLTYSPDGSTLASCSQDATIKLWQVASSPPWLMLTQTLRMPRPYEALNVDCASGLSIAQRSALKQLGAIENGMIHPRVTL from the coding sequence ATGACCTCTGAAGAAGTCTTAAGCCTCGTTGAGCACGCGATCTACAGCAGTGATCGCGTTAAACGTAGTCTCAGTCCACTGCAGCGGACAGTTTTTCGCTATGTCTGGGAGGGGTCGTACTCCTATGGCGAAATCGCGCAGCACTCGGGGTATGAGCTGAGCTATGTGAAACAAACAGGCTCACAGCTTTGGCGAATGCTCTCTAAGGTCCTAGAAGAGAAAGTCACTAAGAACAATGTTCGAGTTGTTCTACAGCGCAATATACAGTCAATTGCTGCGCTATCTCTTGAATCATCGAATTCGCCTGTGGTCGATTGGGGCGATGCGGTAGATATCTCTTGCTTTTATGGTCGTCAGGCTGAGCTGACGCAGCTAACAAACTGGGTCGTTAGCGATCGCTGCCGACTCATCGGTATTTTTGGTATGGGCGGCATGGGTAAAACAGCCCTCTCGATTCGATTGGCCCAGCAGCTAGAGCAAAAAGGCGGCTTCTCTCGGATTGTATGGCGCTCGTTAAGAGATGCTCCGCCCCTGCCTGACTTGATTGCAGATTTACTTCAGGTGCTTGCGCCCTCACGTCCGTCTAATCAGGCTGCTGGAACAACTCAGACGATAGGGCAGAAGCTTTCTGAGCTGATTAAATGTCTAAGAGAGCATCGCTGCCTGATTGTACTAGACAATGGCGAAACGGTTACGTCGGCTCAGGTAGGTTCGTTATCAATCGCTTCATCAGACCACAGCAGAAAAGATCGCCTAGCACCAGGCTACAGCGCTTCCAACTACAGCGCTTCCAACTACGACCTGTTCTGGCAACAGTTGGGACAAACCACACACCAGAGCGCGGTTGTTCTCACCAGCCGGGAAAAACCGACCAGCATTGCCGCCCATGAAGGTAATACGCTACCTGTTCGCTCGCTGCGGCTAACCGGATTGCCCGCAGCGTTGGGCCGTACGCTGTTTGAGCTTAGAGGGAGCTTCAGCGGCACAGCAACAGAATGGCAACAGCTCGTCGATTACTATGCGGGTAACCCTCTGGCGCTGAAAATGGTCGCTGCAGTGATTCAAGAGTTGTTTAATGGACAGCTAGCGGATTTTCTAGATTGTGCAAAATCGGGCGGCGCTATCTTTGGAGATATTGAAGATCTGCTGAGACAGCAGATAGGGCGGCTTTCGGTCCTACAGCAACAAACGCTTGACTGGCTAGCGATCGCCCGTCAGCCCATCACAATCTCTCAGATCCGCAGCTACTTTGTTCCTGTCTTAGGCTTAGAGCTAGGAGAACTGCTCGCGGCGCTATCCGCATTAGAGCGTCGCAGCCTAATTGAAAAACTATCGCCTAACCCAGAAACTTCACAGCCTAGCTTCACGCTGCAGCCAGTGGTAATGGAATACGCCACGCATCGATTAATTGAGCGCGTTTGCGAACAAATGCTCACCCGTCAGATGGTTTCTCACTCATCGCTGGCTTCTCATGCGCTGATTCAAGCTCAAGCGAGAGATTATGTTCGTGAAACTCAAACCCGGCTGATTCTCAAACCGATTGCCGATCGACTGCTGGCGTTGAGCAGTCCAGCTAACTGGGCACAGATCATTCAACAATGGTTAGACGAACTGCGCCAAATACCATCACAGATAGGCTATGCAGGCGGAAACTTAATCAATTTACTGGTTCAGATGCAGGTTGATTTGAGTGACTGGGATTTCTCCCGCTTGCCTATTTGGAGCGCTTATCTCAAAGGCGTTGATTTACATCGAGTCAGCTTTGTTGCTTCTGATCTGACTCACTCTGTCTTTAACGAAACATTTAGTCAGGTGCTATCAGTGGCTTTTAGCCCAGACGGAAAGCTGTTGGCCACTGGCGATATCAACCACGAAATCCAGATTTGGCAGAGTGCAGATGGGAAGCCGTTACTCAGCCTGACTATGGACGAAGGCTGGGTTTGGTCAGTGGCCTTTAGTCCAAACGGTAAGCTGATTGCGGGTAGCGCCAACGGTGCGGTTCATCTTTGGCATGTGCAGAACGGAGAGTTGGTGCAGTGCTTTGACGATTACAGTGATCGCGTCTTCTGCGTTTCATTTAGTCCCGACGGCAAACTACTCGCAACCGGTAGCGAAGATCGCCAGGTGAAAGTCTGGGATCTCAAGACAGGGCACCTATTGCACCAGCTAAAGGGACATACCGATGAGGTACGCTCTGTTGCTTTTTTACCAACACAACAACCTTCTTCTACCCTAGCTAGCGCTAGCTATGACGGGACAGTACGCCTTTGGCATGCGATCAAAGGAGAGTGTTTAGCAGTACTCGGTGGTTCTGAATTAAGTGATTCCGAATTAAGTGGTTCCAATGTAAGCGATTCTGACCGAAGCGATTCTAATCGGCTCAGCTCTGTTGCTTTTAGCCCCGATGGCCTGGTCTTAGCTAGCGGAGGTGCATCTGGATACCTTCATCTCTGGCACGTCAAAACAAAGAAAGCATGGCAGCTGCTGGACGCTCAGCAGCCTATCCGCAGTATCGCCTTTAGCCCTGATGGCAATACGGTGGCCGTTGGGGCCAACGATGGTAATATTTGGCGTTGGAATTACCGCACCGGAGAGAGCCTGCAGATGCTCTCAGGCCATACGAGCTGGATTAGCGCCATTACATATAGCCCTAATCAGATGCTAGCGAGCGGCAGCGAAGATCGCTCCGTACGAATCTGGCGGGGTAACCTTTGTCTGCGGCAGCTACAGGGCTACAGTAACGGCATCTGGTCAGTCGCGTTCAACAGACAAGGGACTCTTTTAGCGAGCGGTAATCAGGATCGAGATCTGAGGCTGTGGTCCGTTCAAACAGGTGAGCTACTCAGCACGCTAAGAGGTCACAAGAGCTGGATTTGGTCAGTCAGCTTTAGCCCTACGCGGCCTACGGTCGCTAGCAGTAGCGAAGACCAAACGATTCGGATCTGGGACATTCAATCTCAGCAGCAAAAGTACGTTCTTACAGGTCACGGAGATGCGGTTTTAAGCCTACTTCATGCACCAGATGGCAGTCTTTGGAGCGGTAGCTTGGACGGCACTCTGAAGCAATGGTCAGAAGAGGGCATCTGCCTACAAACACTCAATAGTCACGACGGCGGTGTCTGGACTGTGGCCCTTAGTTTAGATGGGCAGCTATTGCTGAGCGGCAGTCAAGATCAAACTATCAAACTTTGGAATCCGGTGAGCGGTAGCGTTATTGATACCCTCAATGGCCATCAAAGCTGGATTCGCTCGGTGGCGATGAGCCCCGATTGTAAAACGCTGCTGAGCGGCGGTGCAGATGGCATACTCAAAATTTGGCAACGCGATCGCAACGGAAAGTACCGCTGCCAACAAACCTACGCTGCACATGGAGGCCCTATTCTGTCAATCGCTATCCACAAAAACGGACGCCAGGCAACAACTAGCAGCACCGATAGCACTATCAAACTTTGGGAGTTGAAGACAGGCATTTGCCAAGAAATTCAGCAAGCGCACAATCGCTGGATAAAATCTCTTACCTACAGTCCAGATGGCTCAACGCTAGCAAGCTGCAGTCAGGACGCAACGATCAAGCTTTGGCAAGTAGCCTCTTCTCCCCCTTGGCTGATGTTGACTCAGACTCTACGGATGCCCAGACCTTAT